The following coding sequences lie in one Jonesia denitrificans DSM 20603 genomic window:
- a CDS encoding calcium/sodium antiporter — protein MLLPTVAVVAGLAALVWSADRFVDGASTTARHLGMPALLIGMVIVGFGTSAPEVVVSVFAALDGSSGIALGNAYGSNITNIALILGVTAIISPIAVKSQILRRELPLLVVVTALTAWQLSDGSLSRIDAVVLLVVFAAFMVWSVVSALRGTDDALTGDFTQELASHRMPLRTAVLWLVVGFVVLVVSSRTLVWGAVNIAQSFGVSDLFIGLTIVAVGTSLPELASSIVAARRGEHDIAIGNVIGSNLFNTLLVVGVAGVIEPLKVESTVMTRDMTTMGALTVSLFLLGYGFQRNRPRGGRINRIEGTVLVVVYVAYLSYLVATARSGV, from the coding sequence ATGCTTCTTCCCACTGTTGCTGTTGTTGCCGGTTTGGCCGCTCTGGTGTGGAGCGCCGACCGTTTTGTTGATGGCGCATCGACCACTGCCCGCCACTTGGGGATGCCAGCCCTGCTTATTGGGATGGTCATTGTTGGTTTTGGGACGTCAGCCCCTGAGGTTGTGGTCTCTGTGTTTGCTGCTCTTGATGGCAGTTCAGGCATTGCGTTAGGTAATGCGTATGGCTCAAACATTACGAACATCGCGTTGATCCTTGGGGTCACGGCGATCATCAGTCCCATTGCCGTGAAGTCACAGATTTTGCGTCGTGAGTTGCCGCTGCTTGTTGTGGTGACCGCGCTTACTGCATGGCAGTTGTCTGACGGGTCGTTGTCTCGGATTGATGCGGTTGTTCTTCTTGTGGTGTTCGCGGCGTTCATGGTGTGGAGTGTGGTGAGCGCGCTGCGGGGCACTGATGACGCGTTGACTGGTGATTTCACGCAGGAGCTTGCTTCTCACCGGATGCCGTTGCGGACTGCAGTGTTGTGGTTGGTGGTGGGTTTTGTCGTTCTTGTTGTGTCGTCGCGGACGCTGGTGTGGGGTGCGGTCAATATTGCGCAGAGCTTTGGGGTCAGTGACCTCTTCATTGGTTTGACCATTGTGGCTGTTGGGACCTCTCTTCCCGAGTTGGCGTCGTCCATTGTTGCGGCCCGTCGCGGTGAGCATGACATTGCGATTGGCAATGTGATCGGGTCCAACCTGTTCAATACTTTGCTTGTTGTGGGGGTGGCTGGGGTCATTGAACCGCTGAAGGTGGAGAGTACGGTCATGACCCGTGACATGACGACCATGGGCGCGTTGACGGTGTCGTTGTTTCTGCTGGGGTATGGCTTCCAGCGCAACCGCCCGCGCGGCGGGCGCATCAATAGGATTGAAGGAACTGTCCTGGTCGTGGTGTATGTGGCGTATCTCAGCTACTTGGTGGCGACGGCACGTTCTGGCGTGTAG
- a CDS encoding NAD(P)H-dependent oxidoreductase produces MTQQLTTPTQFAIIIGHPRPGSLNHALAHAYSDALVAHGIDRDAIDIIDLAVARPALHPDVTHLRAPNGHIDHLPLEQQEWIETLERAHHIVIFFPQWWGTYPGVLKAFLDVTFLSGRAYLYGNKVPIKLWKGRTARLVMTMDSPRWWNRLWYRNAAETSLKNAVLWFVGISVAAVTRLTPVRHSPDDVRASWLKKMAQAAVRDAGKRRRIGAIPARETQETTRQNVPSPPSS; encoded by the coding sequence ATGACGCAACAACTGACCACACCCACCCAGTTCGCCATCATCATCGGACACCCACGCCCAGGGTCACTCAACCATGCGCTCGCTCACGCCTACAGTGACGCGCTCGTAGCTCACGGCATTGATCGGGACGCCATTGACATCATCGACCTTGCTGTTGCCCGCCCCGCGCTGCACCCGGACGTCACCCATCTGCGTGCCCCCAACGGACACATCGACCATTTACCGTTAGAACAGCAAGAATGGATTGAAACGCTCGAACGTGCCCACCACATCGTCATCTTCTTCCCCCAATGGTGGGGCACCTACCCGGGAGTTCTCAAAGCGTTCCTCGACGTCACCTTCCTCTCCGGGCGCGCATACCTCTATGGCAACAAAGTCCCCATCAAACTGTGGAAAGGGCGCACAGCACGCCTCGTCATGACCATGGACTCCCCACGCTGGTGGAACCGGTTGTGGTACCGCAACGCGGCAGAAACATCCCTCAAAAACGCCGTCCTGTGGTTCGTGGGGATCTCTGTTGCCGCAGTGACCCGGCTGACCCCAGTCCGGCATTCACCTGACGATGTGCGCGCCAGCTGGCTCAAAAAAATGGCGCAAGCAGCGGTTCGAGACGCTGGAAAGCGCAGGCGCATCGGCGCAATCCCAGCGCGAGAAACCCAGGAAACTACACGCCAGAACGTGCCGTCGCCACCAAGTAGCTGA
- a CDS encoding MarR family winged helix-turn-helix transcriptional regulator: MNERARPQSTTQHAHVTVSLHHIVALIDAYADARLTADFGVSFSEYHVIAVLFDEEPTDVTGLASCLGISKAAVSKRLPSLVRSGLVTTNPDPDHGRRILITLTDQARAIVAQAAPQLEAEFHNTLADSGVDLTHLNTDLTRLIAILERTMTPQGEHS; encoded by the coding sequence GTGAATGAGCGAGCCCGCCCCCAGTCAACCACCCAACACGCACATGTCACCGTGTCGCTTCACCACATTGTCGCGCTCATCGATGCCTACGCCGATGCGCGACTGACCGCCGATTTTGGTGTCAGCTTCAGCGAGTACCACGTCATCGCAGTCCTCTTCGACGAAGAACCCACCGACGTCACCGGCCTCGCCTCCTGCCTTGGGATCTCCAAGGCGGCCGTGTCCAAGCGCCTCCCATCACTGGTGCGATCAGGTCTTGTCACCACGAACCCGGACCCCGACCATGGGCGACGCATCCTCATCACCCTCACCGACCAAGCCAGAGCCATCGTGGCTCAAGCCGCCCCGCAACTCGAAGCTGAGTTCCACAACACGCTCGCAGACAGCGGCGTTGACCTCACGCATCTCAACACTGACCTCACCCGGCTCATTGCCATCTTGGAACGCACCATGACACCTCAGGGGGAACACTCATGA
- a CDS encoding Re/Si-specific NAD(P)(+) transhydrogenase subunit alpha: protein MRIGVPREVSPDQRLVAATPLTVQQLIKLGYDVAIETGAGLGANIPDTAYSDVGAAITGKDEAWASDIVITVDQPDATHRALLADGATLITRMQPDDEPDVVTELQARGVTALNLLSVPRISRAQALDVLSTMSNVSGYRGIIEAAEEYPGMFAGQVTAAGSTKPARVFVIGAGVAGLAALGAAGSLGADVHAYDVRADAAEQIESMGATFVRIDTEAQESADGYAKELTDDQAAATARVYAEQSALADIVVTTALIRGKAPITITKEMVEAMRPGSVIVDLAAQGGGNCELTVPGEKIVTANGVTILGYTDLPGRMPKHTSQLYGTNIVNLMKLLTPGKDGALVLDLDDVILRGITVTHDGEIYWPPPPIQVSAAPAPAPASVDATPDTAVTEQPAAPGLSKKTKNLLGALAGALILIGIITVSPAAFTGHMTVFVLAVVVGFYVILGVTHSLHTPLMAQTNAISGIILVGSLLQIGSDNIVITIIAMIAAAVASINIFGGFHVASRMLAMFQKES from the coding sequence GTGCGTATAGGTGTACCCCGCGAGGTGTCGCCCGACCAGAGACTCGTCGCCGCGACCCCACTCACCGTCCAACAACTCATCAAACTCGGCTACGACGTCGCCATCGAAACCGGTGCCGGCCTCGGAGCAAATATCCCCGACACCGCCTACAGCGACGTCGGAGCAGCCATCACCGGAAAAGACGAAGCCTGGGCGTCAGACATCGTCATCACCGTGGACCAACCCGACGCCACCCACCGCGCCCTCCTCGCAGACGGCGCAACCCTCATCACCCGCATGCAACCCGATGACGAACCCGACGTCGTCACCGAACTGCAAGCACGCGGCGTGACCGCACTGAACCTTCTCTCGGTCCCACGCATCTCCCGCGCCCAAGCACTCGACGTACTTTCCACCATGTCGAACGTGTCCGGATACCGCGGAATCATTGAGGCCGCCGAAGAATACCCCGGGATGTTCGCCGGACAAGTCACCGCAGCCGGGTCCACCAAACCCGCCCGCGTCTTTGTCATCGGCGCCGGCGTTGCCGGACTCGCCGCACTCGGCGCAGCCGGAAGCCTCGGAGCTGACGTCCACGCCTACGACGTCCGCGCTGACGCAGCCGAACAAATCGAATCCATGGGCGCAACCTTCGTGCGCATCGACACCGAAGCACAAGAATCAGCCGACGGTTACGCCAAAGAACTCACCGACGACCAAGCCGCCGCCACCGCACGCGTCTACGCCGAGCAAAGCGCACTCGCTGACATCGTCGTCACCACCGCACTCATCCGCGGCAAAGCCCCCATCACCATCACCAAAGAGATGGTCGAAGCGATGCGCCCCGGATCTGTGATCGTCGACCTCGCAGCCCAAGGCGGCGGGAACTGCGAACTGACTGTCCCCGGTGAAAAAATCGTCACAGCCAACGGGGTGACAATCCTTGGGTACACCGACCTTCCCGGTCGCATGCCCAAGCACACCTCACAGCTGTACGGGACGAACATCGTCAACCTCATGAAGCTCCTCACCCCAGGGAAAGACGGAGCACTCGTCCTCGACCTTGACGACGTCATCCTGCGGGGCATCACCGTCACCCATGACGGTGAGATTTACTGGCCACCCCCACCCATCCAGGTCTCAGCGGCGCCAGCACCTGCACCTGCATCGGTTGACGCCACACCTGACACTGCCGTCACCGAGCAGCCAGCGGCACCAGGTCTATCCAAGAAAACAAAGAACCTCTTGGGTGCACTTGCTGGAGCGCTCATCCTCATCGGGATCATCACCGTGTCACCGGCCGCATTCACCGGGCACATGACGGTGTTTGTCCTCGCCGTGGTTGTCGGGTTCTATGTGATCCTTGGGGTCACCCACTCACTCCACACCCCACTGATGGCGCAAACCAACGCGATCTCCGGGATCATCCTCGTGGGATCCCTGCTGCAAATTGGCAGTGACAACATTGTCATCACGATCATCGCGATGATCGCTGCGGCCGTGGCCTCCATCAACATCTTTGGTGGATTCCACGTAGCGTCCCGCATGCTCGCCATGTTCCAAAAGGAGTCCTGA
- the pntB gene encoding Re/Si-specific NAD(P)(+) transhydrogenase subunit beta encodes MDTLTQFVAGAYVVAGVCFIGSLAGLARQDTARAGNLAGKVGMTLALVATVVLALIESERPAVVTALLIALALGTGAVIGLTRARKVEMTQMPEMIAILHSFVGLAAVLVGFNSYLADTTHDAVHMVEVFLGVFIGAITFTGSVVAYLKLSAKVKSAPVMLPGRHFINLAAVLSSLGLMVWFMVAPSIWPLLIMTAIALFVGWHMVVAIGGGDMPVVVSMLNSYSGWAAAAAGFMLSNDLLIITGALVGSSGAILSYIMCKAMNRKFLSVIAGGFGDTGSGASAAVVEGEHQEILAADAAQLLKEAKSVIITPGYGMAVARAQYPVAELTAKLRAQGIDVRFGVHPVAGRLPGHMNVLLAEAKVPYDIVEELEEVNERLDTTDVVLVIGANDTVNPAAQDDPGSPIAGMPVIEVWNAQHVIVFKRSMAVGYAGVQNPLFFKENTSMLFGDAKERVDDIVKAL; translated from the coding sequence GTGGACACACTGACACAATTTGTTGCCGGGGCCTACGTTGTCGCCGGAGTATGCTTCATCGGGTCACTGGCAGGGCTAGCCCGCCAAGACACCGCACGGGCGGGAAACCTGGCCGGGAAAGTCGGGATGACACTCGCCCTTGTCGCAACCGTTGTCCTCGCGCTGATCGAATCGGAACGACCAGCGGTCGTCACTGCGCTCCTCATTGCGCTTGCCTTGGGAACAGGGGCTGTCATTGGTCTCACCCGGGCACGTAAAGTTGAGATGACGCAGATGCCAGAAATGATTGCGATCCTGCACTCCTTTGTGGGTCTCGCAGCCGTTCTCGTCGGGTTCAACTCCTACCTCGCTGACACGACACATGACGCCGTCCACATGGTCGAAGTGTTCCTCGGTGTCTTCATCGGTGCCATCACCTTCACCGGATCAGTTGTCGCCTACCTCAAACTGTCCGCCAAAGTGAAGTCCGCACCCGTCATGCTGCCCGGACGCCACTTCATCAACCTCGCAGCCGTCCTTTCCTCACTGGGACTCATGGTGTGGTTCATGGTTGCCCCCAGCATCTGGCCGCTGCTCATCATGACCGCAATCGCCCTGTTCGTTGGGTGGCACATGGTCGTCGCAATCGGCGGCGGAGACATGCCTGTTGTTGTGTCCATGCTCAACTCCTACTCAGGGTGGGCTGCAGCAGCCGCCGGGTTCATGCTCTCCAACGACCTGCTCATCATCACCGGTGCGCTCGTTGGGTCCTCCGGTGCGATCCTGTCCTACATCATGTGCAAAGCGATGAACCGGAAGTTCCTGTCCGTCATTGCCGGGGGATTTGGTGACACCGGTTCCGGTGCAAGTGCGGCAGTGGTGGAAGGAGAACACCAAGAAATCCTCGCTGCTGATGCCGCGCAACTCCTCAAGGAAGCCAAAAGCGTCATCATCACCCCCGGTTACGGAATGGCGGTGGCACGCGCCCAGTACCCAGTCGCTGAACTGACCGCGAAACTGCGTGCACAAGGCATTGACGTCCGCTTCGGGGTCCACCCCGTAGCAGGACGCCTGCCCGGACACATGAACGTCCTGCTCGCAGAAGCGAAAGTACCCTACGACATCGTTGAAGAGCTCGAAGAAGTGAATGAACGGCTCGACACCACTGACGTTGTCCTTGTCATTGGAGCAAATGACACAGTCAACCCTGCCGCTCAAGATGACCCAGGCTCACCCATCGCAGGAATGCCCGTCATTGAGGTGTGGAACGCACAACACGTCATCGTGTTCAAACGGTCCATGGCAGTTGGGTACGCCGGGGTACAAAACCCGCTGTTCTTCAAGGAGAACACCTCCATGCTCTTTGGTGATGCCAAAGAACGCGTGGATGACATTGTCAAAGCACTGTAA
- the galE gene encoding UDP-glucose 4-epimerase GalE, producing MTILVTGGAGYIGAHVVRLLQQQGDQVVVVDNLSTGRRDRVGDAPIIEVDIATDAAVDLMADAMREHAVTAVIHFAAQKQVGESVARPAFYYHQNVGGMSNVIAAMERAQVRDLVFSSSAATYGMPDVPVVSETVDPRPINPYGETKLVGEWLGRAASTAWGMRFAALRYFNVAGAGWDDLGDPAVLNLVPMVLDRIAKGQNPLIFGDDYDTPDGTCVRDYIHVLDLAQAHIDTLAYLTKDQRDFDVFNVGTGTGSSVREVIDGLARVSGLNITPEIFERRAGDPPHLVGSPERINSALKWTASHNLDDILASAWSAWQAGPRRIDVP from the coding sequence ATGACGATTCTTGTGACAGGTGGAGCAGGGTACATTGGCGCGCACGTTGTCCGGCTGCTGCAGCAGCAGGGTGACCAGGTTGTTGTTGTGGACAACCTGAGCACGGGACGCCGCGACCGGGTGGGGGATGCCCCCATCATTGAGGTGGACATTGCCACCGATGCTGCCGTGGACCTCATGGCTGACGCCATGCGTGAGCACGCTGTGACTGCTGTCATCCATTTCGCGGCGCAGAAGCAGGTGGGGGAGTCGGTTGCTCGTCCCGCGTTTTACTACCACCAGAATGTGGGTGGTATGTCGAATGTGATTGCTGCGATGGAACGTGCGCAGGTGCGTGACCTCGTGTTCTCCTCATCAGCGGCAACATACGGTATGCCTGATGTCCCCGTGGTCTCTGAGACAGTCGACCCTCGACCAATCAACCCCTATGGTGAAACTAAACTGGTGGGTGAGTGGTTAGGGCGTGCGGCGTCAACCGCGTGGGGGATGCGGTTCGCTGCGTTGCGCTACTTCAATGTGGCGGGTGCGGGGTGGGATGACCTCGGTGACCCGGCTGTGTTGAACCTGGTCCCCATGGTGTTGGACCGGATCGCGAAGGGGCAAAACCCGCTGATTTTCGGTGATGACTACGACACCCCAGATGGCACCTGTGTCCGTGATTACATTCACGTTCTTGACCTGGCTCAGGCGCACATCGACACGCTGGCTTACCTCACCAAGGACCAACGCGATTTTGACGTGTTCAACGTGGGTACCGGAACCGGCTCATCAGTGCGTGAGGTCATTGACGGGCTCGCGCGAGTGTCTGGCCTGAACATCACTCCGGAGATCTTTGAGCGTCGCGCCGGTGACCCACCACACCTTGTTGGGTCCCCTGAGCGCATCAATTCGGCGCTGAAGTGGACGGCTAGCCATAACCTCGACGACATTCTCGCGTCCGCGTGGTCGGCGTGGCAGGCTGGTCCGCGCCGCATCGACGTGCCGTAA
- a CDS encoding metallopeptidase family protein produces MVEMSVEEFDDAVSRALDLIPAEIQVLMDNVVVLVEADPPAQTPDLLGVYEGIPLTERGADWGMGTLPDAITIFRNPLLAMCEDEAQVISEVRITVLHEVGHFFGIDDARLHELGWG; encoded by the coding sequence ATGGTGGAGATGAGCGTGGAGGAGTTTGACGATGCGGTCTCGCGTGCGCTTGATCTGATTCCGGCGGAGATTCAGGTGCTGATGGACAATGTTGTTGTCCTTGTCGAGGCTGATCCACCTGCGCAAACACCGGATTTGTTGGGTGTGTATGAGGGGATTCCGCTCACGGAGCGTGGTGCAGATTGGGGGATGGGGACCCTTCCGGATGCGATCACAATTTTCCGAAATCCCCTATTAGCGATGTGTGAGGATGAGGCGCAGGTCATATCTGAGGTGCGCATCACAGTGCTTCATGAGGTGGGGCATTTCTTCGGTATTGATGATGCGCGTCTGCACGAACTGGGGTGGGGATAA
- a CDS encoding ImmA/IrrE family metallo-endopeptidase, which produces MDALIEMAQAAGYKVEWVSMSRYTGLLLDDRILINQHRSIMTQRVALAHELGHIHHGHDWRVNPHSRERDERQANRFAAELLVDPVELMEAEMLYESPGAVAAALSLPESILDIWRASAKA; this is translated from the coding sequence ATGGATGCCCTGATCGAGATGGCCCAAGCTGCGGGCTACAAGGTGGAGTGGGTGTCAATGTCCCGCTACACCGGCCTACTGCTGGACGACAGGATCCTGATCAATCAGCATCGCTCGATCATGACGCAACGGGTGGCGTTGGCGCATGAGCTTGGACATATCCATCATGGGCATGACTGGCGGGTTAATCCTCACAGCCGGGAGCGGGACGAGCGGCAGGCGAACAGGTTTGCGGCGGAGTTACTTGTGGACCCTGTAGAGCTCATGGAGGCAGAGATGCTTTATGAGAGTCCTGGGGCGGTCGCTGCGGCGCTTAGCTTGCCCGAGTCGATTCTTGACATATGGCGAGCGTCTGCGAAAGCCTGA
- a CDS encoding helix-turn-helix domain-containing protein, translating to MSRKKIADMTQAERVEAAATIADIRERLGISQQELSDATGISRQTISNIERGATRPNSKSLEKIFEALGVSDAPEFDAATEKWLVMVGTLVERIPAQRRQKAMDSTMHYLALSVGADIKDFVLAASEADHDKESEAQETQP from the coding sequence ATGTCAAGAAAAAAGATCGCCGACATGACTCAGGCGGAGCGTGTCGAGGCGGCTGCGACCATCGCGGACATTCGTGAGCGCCTAGGAATCAGCCAGCAAGAACTGTCAGATGCGACCGGGATCAGTCGGCAAACCATCTCAAACATCGAGCGTGGCGCAACAAGGCCGAACAGCAAGTCTCTTGAGAAGATTTTCGAGGCTCTAGGCGTCTCAGACGCCCCAGAGTTTGACGCGGCAACTGAAAAGTGGCTTGTCATGGTCGGCACTCTCGTGGAACGAATCCCCGCGCAACGACGGCAGAAAGCCATGGACTCTACGATGCACTACCTGGCGCTGTCAGTGGGAGCGGATATAAAAGACTTCGTCCTGGCAGCAAGCGAGGCTGACCATGATAAAGAGTCCGAAGCTCAAGAAACCCAACCCTGA
- a CDS encoding helix-turn-helix domain-containing protein: MAQQTNNTGTSLRSLRRLAGLTLEDVAAQADTSVSYLSKVETGRYEPTRVYVAKVTAIIADALAKTAA; this comes from the coding sequence ATGGCACAGCAAACAAACAACACCGGCACATCACTGAGGAGCCTACGTCGCCTCGCCGGACTCACACTCGAAGACGTAGCCGCCCAAGCAGACACATCAGTCTCCTACCTTTCCAAAGTAGAAACCGGCAGGTACGAACCCACAAGGGTTTACGTCGCCAAAGTCACCGCGATCATCGCAGACGCCCTCGCCAAGACTGCCGCCTAA
- a CDS encoding phage antirepressor KilAC domain-containing protein, with product MNLSIVPTIERSDDGALVVSSEQIAEGSGVQHKNVLELAATHMASLQRFGTVAFETRPLPGGGNPVRIALLNEQQATLLMTFMRNTEQVVAFKVALVDAFYQMAKTLRPTVPQTYAEALRAAADAADAADALSQKEQVIALLEPKAASWDSVVSSAGSWSFNDAAKVLHESGQIDIGEKRLVRALVDWGYLYRDHKKRPHVYQRFVEQGLFVAKARTYKDLKTGIEMASSAPQVRITGKGLDMIRTRITANKEVTA from the coding sequence ATGAATCTGTCCATTGTACCAACGATTGAGCGCTCAGACGATGGTGCTCTTGTCGTTTCATCCGAGCAAATCGCCGAGGGGTCAGGCGTCCAACACAAGAACGTGCTGGAGCTCGCAGCGACCCACATGGCGAGTCTTCAACGATTTGGGACGGTCGCGTTTGAAACGCGACCGTTGCCAGGCGGCGGAAACCCAGTCCGAATCGCTCTGCTGAATGAGCAGCAAGCAACCCTACTCATGACCTTTATGCGGAACACCGAGCAAGTCGTCGCTTTCAAAGTCGCTTTGGTGGATGCCTTCTACCAGATGGCTAAAACCCTGAGGCCGACTGTCCCGCAAACCTACGCCGAAGCCCTACGCGCCGCAGCCGACGCAGCCGACGCAGCCGACGCACTATCCCAGAAAGAGCAAGTCATCGCACTACTGGAGCCGAAAGCAGCGTCGTGGGATTCGGTCGTGTCATCTGCCGGGTCGTGGTCCTTCAATGATGCCGCGAAAGTGCTGCATGAGTCGGGGCAGATCGACATTGGCGAGAAGCGCCTAGTCCGCGCACTCGTGGACTGGGGGTACCTGTACCGAGACCACAAAAAGCGCCCTCACGTGTACCAGCGCTTTGTAGAGCAGGGACTTTTCGTCGCTAAAGCCCGCACCTACAAAGATCTAAAAACCGGCATCGAAATGGCGTCATCAGCCCCACAAGTACGCATCACCGGTAAAGGCCTAGACATGATCCGCACCCGCATCACCGCAAACAAGGAGGTCACAGCATGA